From candidate division WOR-3 bacterium, the proteins below share one genomic window:
- the rdgB gene encoding RdgB/HAM1 family non-canonical purine NTP pyrophosphatase: protein MKLVFASRNEGKLAEVRQCLVGSGWQVIDPASIGLTLDVQEDGKTMAENAARKARAAVRTTGVLALADDSGLEVDALGGDPGVHSARYCGQGATDIDRYRAILHRMVEVPEEKRTARFRCVMCLAEPDGGEHFFEGVCEGRIAHHARGSSGFGYDPIFVPEGFSMTFAELGLDTKNRISHRARALHQVIEFLRTYAQPHGR from the coding sequence GTGAAACTTGTATTCGCCAGCCGTAACGAAGGGAAGCTGGCTGAGGTCAGGCAGTGCCTAGTCGGCTCAGGCTGGCAGGTGATAGACCCCGCTTCAATAGGGCTAACGCTCGACGTGCAAGAAGACGGCAAAACCATGGCCGAGAATGCGGCAAGAAAGGCCCGGGCTGCAGTCAGGACTACAGGAGTGCTGGCCCTGGCCGATGACTCTGGCCTAGAGGTTGATGCCCTCGGAGGTGATCCGGGCGTTCATTCGGCCCGGTACTGCGGCCAGGGTGCGACCGATATTGATCGGTACCGTGCGATTCTTCATCGTATGGTCGAGGTGCCGGAGGAGAAGCGGACGGCCCGTTTCCGCTGCGTCATGTGTCTGGCTGAGCCAGATGGGGGAGAGCATTTCTTTGAGGGTGTGTGTGAAGGCAGGATTGCCCATCATGCGCGCGGCAGTTCTGGTTTCGGGTATGATCCGATATTCGTACCAGAAGGGTTCTCCATGACGTTTGCCGAGCTCGGACTGGACACGAAAAATCGCATTAGTCATCGGGCCCGCGCTCTGCACCAGGTGATCGAGTTTCTACGGACATATGCCCAGCCGCACGGGCGTTGA